In one Portunus trituberculatus isolate SZX2019 chromosome 31, ASM1759143v1, whole genome shotgun sequence genomic region, the following are encoded:
- the LOC123511317 gene encoding uncharacterized protein LOC123511317 has protein sequence MTLRGPVMSMITLGGVEEMLLYNPVCWGWISWLSAACVDLGRLQMQVRGEMVPLILEDAAEQVESPVTSSDVEDKRLELHCQVVREGEVADATVTARGRQAAAIRCGGEMDGGVGEASSALPPHVMDLAVCRSTKLTTKQVVKLEKLLMEHEDVFSRDAQDYGCTLLV, from the coding sequence ATGACGCTACGAGGCCCCGTGATGTCAATGATCACACTGGGTGGCGTTGAGGAGATGCTACTATATAACCCGGTCTGCTGGGGCTGGATTTCCTGGTTGAGTGCAGCGTGTGTGGACCTTGGAAGGCTACAGATGCAGGTACGTGGGGAAATGGTACCACTGATTCTTGAGGATGCTGCTGAACAGGTGGAGAGCCCCGTGACGAGTTCAGATGTCGAGGACAAGAGGCTGGAACTGCACTGCCAAgtcgtgagggaaggtgaggttgcAGACGCCACTGTGACAGCCCGTGGACGCCAGGCAGCGGCAATTCGCTGCGGTGGCGAGATGGATGGAGGTGTGGGTGAGGCAAGCTCCGCGCTACCTCCACACGTGATGGACTTAGCGGTATGTAGATCCACCAAGCTAACTACAAAGCAGGTGGTGAAGTTGGAGAAGCTGCTGATGGAACACGAAGATGTCTTCAGCCGAGATGCCCAAGATTATGGTTGTACATTGCTGGTTTAG